The window ATCTAGATCATATTTTGTCCAAATCTTTTAATCTTCTTTTATAGGAAGTCATTAATTATGTCATTTAGAGTACAGATGATAATCTTTATTTTTCTACTGCATATTGTAATGATGTAGCTTTCCTATGATTTGAGCAACCATTTGAGGAAACTTTTGGATGCATCGAACGGTCCTTTCTGGAAAACAGGATGGATTTACACTAGAGTTCTTGATCATGTTGCATTTGCTTGTGATGGTTGGTCCATCTTATTTACGTAATGGTTTTCGTTCTTTTGAATTTGTACAATTTAATATTGTGAATAAACAATACGGTATTCTTGTGTTACAGGCCAGATTGTTTTAAACACAGCGTTGCCTCATACAGGCAATAGAAACTCAAGCATCTTAAACATTACTCCAATAGCAGTTTCTGCTTCCGAGGCCTCTCAATTTTCGGTCAGAGGCTTAAACTTTTCATGGTCAACCTCAAGGTATCTTGAATGGGTTGATACTGCTATCTCTAGATTCTAGTTTACAATATTTTTACTTTACTGGAAAAGAATGAGCTTtctttaatattgttatcattgatTATTGATATTGGTTACTGATAATGTAATATTTCCCGATCAGATTGCTGTGTGTATTGGAAGGCAGTTATCTTTATCAAAATAGTTGTTCTGGTTTAATGGATGCAACCGACTCGTTGACCAACCATGAAGATGTTCAGACCTTAAGCTTTTCGTGCTCTATTCCCAATATTTCCGGGAGAGGATTTATAGAGGTGGGTCCATTAAATCTTCTGCAGTTAATCGAGTTCAATATCTTTATCTTATCTATTTAAAGTATGGAttctaaattgtgtttatttgattAGATCGAGGATGATAGCCTCAGCAGCAGCTTCTTTCCGTTTATAGTTGCAGAACAAGATCTTTGTTCCGAAATTCGTACGCTCGAGAGTGATTTAGCTGTAACTGAGGTTCACGAGAACACTGAAAAAGAGAAGAAACAAATCGAAGCAAGAGCACGAGCACTGGACTTTTTAAACGAAATGGGTTGGCTTCTTcatagaagtcaactgaaagtcagatTGACTTCTTTAGATCCAAATTCCAATCTTTTTTCTTTTACACGGTTCAAGTGGCTCCTAGAGTTTTCGGTTGATCATGACTGGTGTGTTGTGGTCAAGAAACTATTAGCCATTATCTTTAGCGGAACAATAGACGTTACAGACCATGGTTCAGTTGAAGTTGCGTTGTTGGACGTGGGTTTACTTCATCGTGCTGTGAGAAGAAACTCTAACCTTATGGTTGAGATGTTATTGAATTATAGCCATGAAAACGGGTCGGATGGTACTGGACCTGGGTCAGGTTTGTTTAGACCGGATGCTGCAGGGCCCGGTGGGTTGACCCCACTTCATATTGCATCTGGTAAAGATGGTTCAGAGAGTGTGTTGGATGCATTAACTAATGATCCTCAACTGGTAATTTTTCTTTCCTTATTTTATCATATCTCCTTACAAATACTAGGTAAATGATTAATTACCATAAAACACCAATTAACCGGCCATCATTTGATGTGTTTGACCTCCCTTTTCCATTTGTTTTTAATTTTGATGTGCCACATCTACTTAAAATACATACTTCTTGAAATGTTGTATCGTACATGAACTTGAAGTTGAATGTTAGCTTGTTCTGACGTCAGGGATGAAAAAAGTTGTTAACTTTATCATTGGGTTCCTTAATTCATGAAGAAAGTTGTTAACTTTATCATTGGGTTCCTTAAGTCTTGAAGATGTTAGCTTAATTCTTGTTAATGTTAGCTTGTTATGCCGGCGGGGATGAAAAAAGTTGTTAACTTTATCATTGGGTTCCTTCATTCTTGATGAAAGTTGTTAACTTTATAATTGGGTTCCTTCATTCATGAGGAAAGTTGTTAACTTTATCGATATCTTGACTTTTTAGGTTGGACTTGAAGCATGGCGAAAGTCCCGTGACAGTACTGGTTTAACTCCTTATGATTATGCATCATTAAGAGGCCATTATAATTACATTCATCTAGTTCAAAGAAAGATCAACAAAAAGAGGTCAGAAAGTGGACATGTGGTTGTTGACATGCCGCCTACGGTACAGCCGTCCAATAAAGTAGCTGGATTTGAGACCGAAAAAGCTGTTGTGATAAAACCGATGATTTTCCAAAAATCTTGCGGGCAATGCGAGCGGAAACTTGCGTATTATGGCGGTGGGCGGTCATCACTGGCGATTTACAAGCCGGCAATGTTGTCAATGGTGGCGATAGCGGCGGTTTGTGTGTGTGTTGCTCTGTTGTTCAAAAGCTCACCTCAGGTTATGTATGTGTTCCAGCCTTTCCTTTGGGAAAGACTAAAATATGGAGCAAGTTAAGCTAAAGGAGTTTTaggatttatttttattttttgttttctctttttttggatataaatataattttattgaAGAGACGgttatctttatataaatattctgaCTGGTAAAATTCTACTATTATGTATAATGAGTGTGATATTGGTGTTTCATCCGAGTATAAACTTTCTTCATTAGTTtgcatctaacatttatttatcacTTATTTCTCACATATATCATACATATATTCATTCAAATAACCGAacttaataagaaaaaaaaaacaatcagACCTTGATTGTACTAAAATTGTATGGCTGGTAATTTTGGTGGAGTTATGGcacgattgtttttttttttttttttttttttttttttttttccttttaagttTGGTTATCCGAGTCTGTGTGAGAGATGACCTACTATTTGTTCCGTCTTTATCACACTACCGAACAAAAACTTGTCCGACTTGACTACTGAATGTATGTTCAAACGTTTTCGCTACTGATGTTTGCCTTGAAATGATCCAAATATGTCATCTCATTAAGTTTAAAATGGACACAAATGACATTCTTAGTATCATTTGAGAGTAGACTCTAGCCCAACATGGAGTTGACTTGTATACAGAGAGAATTATGTTGCTTATGTTTAAAGTTGTTCCATACAAGAAACTCCAGATTTAGTTGCAAGGATAAATCTACACATTAGGCTAAAACGAAACGTCACATTTATACTTCAACAACTGCCAAATCGTCGCTTGAATGTCCACAACGAAGCGCACTCGTTTCGTTCTAGAAAAAAGTAACATATTTTTCATTATAGGATTAGTTAAACAAATATTTCCTATCAGTTTGAAGCTATTTTCTTCTTTATACTAAACAGTGTAGCATGAAGTTAGAGCATGTTTCAAAATAATACTTTTGAGTATGGTAATTTCCATTTGAATGTTTTGGCTTTTGCAATATTTTGTTATAGTGGATTTAGTGGACTAGTAGTTGATATGCATTATTGATTTAATTTATGATTCTTCGTAAAAGGGTATAATAAAATAAGGaatataatatattttgattagatttttaaaCATGATGATTTTCTGACAAGCACAACTACCATAGGGACAAAAAGTGTCAGCATTGCATTCCGTGCTATTCTAATCCACTCTCAACCCATTCAGAATTCATGACCCAACCTCTTTAAAATTTATTAAAATAATCAGCAACAATACTTTACAGTTAGTTGaactgaaagaaaaaaaaaaaaaaaaaaatccagaaTACAGATACCACCTTTTTTTTATAGAGAATAACGAGaattttataaaaatagaaaacgttttcaaaaaaaaaaaaaactaactcaACGAAAAGTACAAAAGTGGAACCCGATCGGGCTCGTATCTAGAAAGTGGCTAACTATCGAACTATCTATACCGAGCCTCATCTAACCTAAACCGAATCAAAATCAATAAACTTAAAGCAAACGAGTACATTGATTACGAATACAAAAGAATATAACGAGATATGAACCCGATATACGAGGACTCAAATGTCCTTAATAAACACACCGAACTTTGTCATTTCAGCGCCATGAACCACTCTTTACTTACGTTTTTGCCGTTTCTTGTTCAAAAACGGCGATTGCGGGATATCTTTAGAGTTATTAAGAATATCGGTAACCGGTTCATTCTCGACCACACTCGTCATCATAATATCAAAAGCAGCGAAAGCTTCTTTGGACATCTTATGATTTGCCAACAACGAACTCTTCTTATCAACCTTACCCGCCATAAACAAACTTTGAATAAACACACCAAACTTGGTCATTACAGATACCACCTGCATCACTATCATATTAAGTCTTAACTAACCACTTACCACCTTCAAACATGAATTTCTtcaaattttattataataattagtgtGATTACTTTTATTTGAAATAGTGAGGAAACCATTCTATGAACGAGCATATTGACTTCTCCATAGAGggtaaacctcgggtaatcaagccctcgAAGCGCGAGacgtggtaccgggtgaattgcgcattatgcgcaccctctagtaacACTCCTTTTCTGAACGATTTGACATAGCCAGAAATCGAACCcgagtggtgtgcttcattggataACTCGGTAAAAATTAAAGGAACTGAAGAGATTTGAACCTCCGCCCCTCCCATTGATATGCACATGAGCTAGCCACTGAAGCACTCTGTGAACACCATCATCCGATGACTGAAGAACTAACCTTTTAGGTACCACTTGTATCACTAATCCAAAGGGGTGGTTGAGTGGTTGGTTAGGTACCACTTTGTATCACTAATGCAAAGGGGTGGTTGAGTGGTTGGTGATTCGGAATCTTCAAAGGAGACTCATGTTCAATccccacaaacatcattttgggggattgcttttaaaaataaaaataaaaaactacaATGTAAGTAGATATACGCCATTTCATCTTTGATCGTCTTTTCAAGGAAGAAAGCAACCAAAAACGAATCAAATAGTTGCCAAATAACCATGAAGCATGGTTGCAAACGGTGTCAGTTGTGGCGTTTTGATGATTATCATTTCTCGATCACGTCTCGACGTCTAATAAGTCGGTAAACGGTAAAAAGTCAGGTCAAATACGGGAAACGTTGGGTCAACGCCAGTCAAAAGTCAAAAATTCAGTTAAAGTTGGTCAAAAGTCGTTAAATCAATCAAAACTGATGTAGtttagtgttatttttttgtattatattagtagtaataacgaTTATAGGTATAAACTTGTCAACGAAAGTTTtttgagttaatatatatacatatatatatgtacatatatatatatatatatatatatatatatatatatatatatatatatatatatatatatacatatatatatatatacatatatatatatatatatacatatatatacatatacatatacatatataaatcaacgttgttatttttgtttttatacgacCTTATGATATGAGGCAACAacaaacgtcgatttattggcgacttgactaccGCTTAGGGGCTAAATTGAACTCCATGcccgatttaaaacccatgaaaatttgattctaccattttcatggcgtctctttttattactttttatcatgtttgtatttattttattctatttatttatttatttatttatttcaatttattttaattaattttataacgccccgtcctaatccatctggacgaatacattacatttggttacatcgcgaggcacttgacctctatatgatacattttacaaatattgcattcatttttaaaagacaaactttcatttcgtcgaaagttgacaggcatgcataccctttcataatatatccaaactataaatgacttaatattaatcttggtgaattcaacgactcgaatgcaacgtcttttgaaatatgtcatgaatgactccaagtaatatctttaaaatgagcaaatgcacagcggaagatttctttaatacctgagaataaacatgctttcaagtgtcaaccaaaagattggtgagttcattagtttatcataaacaatcattttcataattttaatagaccacaagatttctattttcatttttcataaacatcatctcatatcaggcatttcgcacaaactgcatagagataaaaatcattcatatggtgaacacctggtaatcgacattaacaaaacgcgtctagaatattcccatcattccgggactctcatcgggcatgataaaatcgaagtactaaagtttgacaacccgaaattttttgaccaaatttaaacattatctttaaatgatttaacgtttccgacaagataagcaaagtctatgaagttgaatctcaaaattttagaactgtttcattacatttgactgctctcgacgattcatgaacaattatatgtatgtatatatatatatgtacaagtaaaaatgacttttctacagtaaaacactatttgctacagtaaaatgactttgctacagtaaaacactatttgctacagtaaacacaatttgctacagtgaaaccgtattttgctacagtgctacagtgatttggtACAgttacactattgctacagtaaacactatttgctacagtaaacactatttgatgtcgacgaactagcaaacaaaaacggataaggcagccatgggatcgcatggcaaaaacactgaaaactcatgtgatcgcatgaggtactgtagcaggccacatactataaaagctcggttcattcctccgaattattattttttacgttattattattattattattattattatcattattattattattattaagattaatattattattattaatcttattataatattattattagtagtatatatacctaaaatactacgacgaggttatgagtgtgtcaccttcaaaatgggtttttgagcgggatagagctaaggaaattatgggttattgccaaggaggttatgggtaatgttcgggggtatatttgtgaatcaaatctagtgtttatcatctccgttacgtctacgtactttcctacaatattgaatctcaatatttatacgtaagcactcatattttatcttttatatattaattgtgtatccatgtctagtgctcgagtatatatatatttatatatgctagtatgctaaatttcgtcgttaaacagttataatgaatcacgaattaaatacatatattactggtaaaaagtaaatgatatacatgtttttggaaagctggcgaaaaatcaataacttttcatttaaatatcgaataatttcgatgaacggattaaaagatatgatcaactgaattatgattgacgttaattgaaattgcttttgaatctac of the Rutidosis leptorrhynchoides isolate AG116_Rl617_1_P2 chromosome 5, CSIRO_AGI_Rlap_v1, whole genome shotgun sequence genome contains:
- the LOC139846488 gene encoding squamosa promoter-binding-like protein 1 isoform X2, yielding MEAKFGGNPHHYYGPVVPELKAVGKRSIEWDLNDWKWDGDLFTATPLNTMPSDCRSRQLFPVNSGVERNTNNVASNSSSSCSDEGKRDLEKRRRVVVIDDEDEARGLNLNLGAQVYPITEDELQKYDEKNGKKPKVGSGGSNRAVCQVDGCQTDLTGAKDYHRRHKVCVSHSKATKALVGNVMQRFCQQCSRFHALEEFDEGKRSCRRRLAGHNRRRRKTHPENPTNGVSLNDERTSNLLVCALLKLLSNVQPNTTEQCKDQDLLSHLVRNLASLAGNGNEKNLFGGTQCLQDAGTSFANPEKEAVEPARQTVNPSGSDVLHKRTIETAANPCQITYPPSSKKAPTEVGKLKLHNIDLNIVYDDSQDCNEPNENIDNVPLWLRHPHKSSPPQTSGDSGSTPTQSPSSSSGEAQCRTDRIVFKLFGKDPNEFPVSLRNQILDWLLNSPTEIEGYIRPGCIILTVYLRMDNSSWDELSYDLSNHLRKLLDASNGPFWKTGWIYTRVLDHVAFACDGQIVLNTALPHTGNRNSSILNITPIAVSASEASQFSVRGLNFSWSTSRLLCVLEGSYLYQNSCSGLMDATDSLTNHEDVQTLSFSCSIPNISGRGFIEIEDDSLSSSFFPFIVAEQDLCSEIRTLESDLAVTEVHENTEKEKKQIEARARALDFLNEMGWLLHRSQLKVRLTSLDPNSNLFSFTRFKWLLEFSVDHDWCVVVKKLLAIIFSGTIDVTDHGSVEVALLDVGLLHRAVRRNSNLMVEMLLNYSHENGSDGTGPGSGLFRPDAAGPGGLTPLHIASGKDGSESVLDALTNDPQLVGLEAWRKSRDSTGLTPYDYASLRGHYNYIHLVQRKINKKRSESGHVVVDMPPTVQPSNKVAGFETEKAVVIKPMIFQKSCGQCERKLAYYGGGRSSLAIYKPAMLSMVAIAAVCVCVALLFKSSPQVMYVFQPFLWERLKYGAS